The following are encoded in a window of Brevibacillus ruminantium genomic DNA:
- a CDS encoding endonuclease Q family protein translates to MELSNQKLSDFFCDLHIHVGGTMTGKPVKITASRSMTLTCILEEASERKGMDMIGIIDAHSPEVQEELQLLMQKGEVTPHTDGGVLYKQTMLILGCEVEIKEENRGEAHFLCYLPDLARMREFTHWLSQRCKNVQLSSQRIRTTLRELQEAVAAWDGVIIPAHIFTPHKGLYGSCTDSLAEVADPAMIHAVELGLSANTEMADRLSELHDKTFLTNSDAHSLAKIGREYQMITMRERSFQEWVMALKREAGRGVKVNYGLHPQLGKYHQTACQSCQSLLPADPEGRCPQCGFKRVVRGVSARIEQLADLPPGDHPAYRPPYVEQVPLEFIPGVGPKLKEKLYQKFGTEMSVLHRTSQNELAAIAGERIAGMIVLAREGKLEVKAGGAGTYGKVLEPKDKA, encoded by the coding sequence ATGGAACTAAGTAATCAGAAGCTGTCCGACTTTTTCTGTGATCTTCATATTCACGTCGGTGGCACGATGACCGGCAAACCCGTAAAAATCACGGCTTCACGATCCATGACCTTGACTTGCATCCTGGAAGAAGCTTCGGAGCGAAAAGGGATGGATATGATCGGTATCATCGACGCGCATTCGCCCGAGGTACAGGAAGAGCTTCAGCTTTTGATGCAAAAAGGGGAAGTCACCCCGCACACTGACGGGGGAGTTTTGTACAAACAGACGATGCTGATACTCGGCTGCGAGGTAGAGATCAAAGAGGAAAACAGAGGAGAAGCCCATTTTCTCTGCTATCTGCCGGATTTGGCAAGGATGCGGGAGTTTACCCACTGGCTCTCTCAGCGCTGTAAAAACGTCCAGCTCAGTTCCCAGCGAATCCGCACCACGCTGCGAGAACTGCAAGAGGCAGTAGCTGCCTGGGACGGGGTTATCATTCCCGCACATATTTTTACACCGCACAAGGGGTTGTACGGAAGCTGTACGGATTCACTCGCAGAGGTGGCTGATCCCGCAATGATCCATGCCGTGGAGCTGGGGCTCAGTGCCAATACGGAGATGGCTGACCGTTTGTCAGAGCTTCATGACAAAACGTTTTTAACCAACTCGGATGCGCACTCCCTGGCCAAAATCGGTCGAGAGTATCAAATGATTACCATGCGGGAGAGATCATTCCAGGAGTGGGTGATGGCCTTGAAAAGGGAGGCGGGGCGAGGGGTGAAGGTCAACTACGGCCTCCATCCTCAGCTTGGAAAATACCACCAAACAGCCTGCCAATCCTGTCAGTCGCTCCTGCCTGCAGACCCGGAAGGCCGCTGCCCACAGTGCGGTTTCAAACGTGTTGTTCGCGGTGTTTCCGCGCGGATTGAACAACTGGCTGATTTGCCGCCCGGCGATCATCCCGCCTATCGACCGCCCTATGTAGAGCAGGTGCCGCTGGAGTTTATTCCGGGGGTTGGACCCAAACTAAAAGAGAAGCTGTATCAGAAGTTTGGCACCGAGATGTCTGTTTTGCACCGGACAAGTCAAAACGAGCTGGCTGCGATAGCCGGAGAGCGCATTGCCGGGATGATTGTGCTCGCCAGGGAGGGCAAGCTCGAGGTGAAAGCAGGTGGAGCCGGCACGTATGGCAAGGTGCTCGAACCAAAGGACAAGGCATAG
- the deoB gene encoding phosphopentomutase, with protein sequence MPRFSRVFLIVLDSVGIGELPDAARFQDEGAHTLGHIAERVAGFRVPHMEALGLGNIAPLANVPPAQHPQAHFGKMKEISIGKDTTTGHWEIMGLHVSTPFRTYPDGFPAELIHEFEERIGRKVLGNKVASGTGIIEELGEEHMRTGGVIVYTSADSVFQVAAHEDVVPLEELYRICQVARELTLRDEFAVTRVIARPFTGEPGSFTRTSNRHDYSVKPFSPTVMNRLQDAGFTSIAIGKISDIYADEGVTKAIRTTDNMDGVDKLLDTMRESFTGLSFVNLVDFDAKFGHRRDPEGYGHALMEFDARVPELLAALTEDDLLVITADHGNDPVHHGTDHTREYVPLLVYHKGIANANNLGVRGTFADLGATIADNFGVQPPTIGESFLSKL encoded by the coding sequence TTGCCACGTTTCTCAAGAGTTTTCTTGATTGTTTTGGATAGTGTCGGAATTGGAGAACTGCCGGATGCAGCCCGCTTCCAGGATGAAGGGGCCCACACGCTGGGGCATATTGCCGAACGGGTAGCCGGTTTTCGTGTTCCACATATGGAAGCTCTGGGCCTCGGCAATATCGCTCCGCTGGCCAATGTTCCACCAGCTCAGCATCCGCAGGCTCATTTTGGAAAAATGAAGGAAATTTCCATAGGCAAGGACACCACGACTGGACACTGGGAAATCATGGGCTTGCATGTATCGACGCCATTTCGCACCTATCCGGATGGCTTCCCAGCCGAATTAATCCACGAATTTGAAGAGCGGATTGGTCGTAAAGTGTTGGGTAACAAGGTTGCGTCTGGCACCGGGATCATCGAAGAACTTGGCGAGGAACATATGCGCACAGGCGGCGTGATCGTCTATACGTCTGCGGATAGCGTGTTCCAGGTTGCGGCTCATGAGGACGTGGTACCGCTGGAAGAGCTGTACCGGATTTGCCAGGTCGCTCGTGAATTGACGCTGCGTGATGAGTTTGCGGTGACCCGGGTGATTGCCCGTCCGTTTACGGGAGAGCCAGGCTCTTTCACTCGGACATCCAATCGACATGATTATTCCGTAAAGCCGTTTTCTCCGACGGTCATGAACCGTCTGCAGGATGCGGGTTTCACCTCCATCGCGATTGGAAAAATCAGCGACATCTATGCGGATGAGGGCGTGACGAAAGCAATCCGTACCACGGACAATATGGACGGGGTTGATAAACTGCTGGATACAATGAGGGAATCGTTTACCGGCCTCAGCTTTGTCAATCTGGTTGACTTCGATGCAAAATTTGGCCATCGTCGTGATCCGGAAGGGTACGGCCATGCTTTGATGGAGTTTGACGCCCGCGTTCCCGAATTGCTGGCGGCGCTGACTGAAGACGACCTGTTGGTGATCACCGCCGACCACGGAAATGACCCGGTTCACCATGGGACGGACCATACCCGTGAGTATGTGCCGCTGTTGGTGTACCACAAAGGGATTGCGAACGCAAACAATTTGGGGGTTCGCGGTACGTTTGCCGATTTGGGTGCTACGATCGCGGATAATTTTGGGGTACAGCCGCCGACGATCGGAGAAAGCTTTTTGTCCAAGCTGTAA
- a CDS encoding DUF4227 family protein, translating to MRIPVRRLMEVLRFFLLFVTCTLISYGIISLLTDKIWSGNQYKEPNGNAVKVVKLINSPPPNDLDGYIARLQLFYVTGE from the coding sequence ATGCGTATACCGGTTCGGCGCCTTATGGAGGTACTGCGCTTTTTCCTTCTGTTTGTAACCTGTACGTTAATCTCATACGGAATTATCAGCCTGCTCACCGACAAAATCTGGTCTGGTAATCAGTATAAAGAGCCCAATGGCAACGCGGTTAAAGTGGTTAAACTGATTAATTCTCCTCCGCCAAACGACCTGGATGGATACATCGCCCGTCTGCAGCTTTTTTATGTAACCGGAGAATAA
- the fur gene encoding ferric iron uptake transcriptional regulator, with amino-acid sequence MLDEKLEKIKQQLHSQNYKLTPQREATVRVLLEHEEDHLSAEDVYLLVKDKAPEIGLATVYRTLELLSELKIIHKMNFGDGVARYDLRDDNSEYHHHHLICNNCGTVDEIFEDLLVSAEEKVKNVYNFYITDHRLVFYGICSRCIDKVNVDDFK; translated from the coding sequence ATGTTGGATGAAAAGTTAGAGAAGATCAAGCAGCAACTTCATTCCCAAAACTACAAACTGACGCCACAGCGTGAAGCCACTGTTCGCGTTTTGCTGGAGCATGAAGAGGATCATCTGAGCGCAGAGGATGTTTACCTCCTGGTAAAAGACAAAGCACCCGAGATCGGACTGGCAACCGTCTACCGGACACTCGAATTGCTCAGCGAGTTGAAGATCATACACAAGATGAACTTCGGGGATGGCGTAGCGCGCTACGACCTTCGTGACGATAATTCGGAATACCACCACCATCACCTGATTTGCAATAATTGCGGTACGGTGGATGAGATTTTCGAAGATTTGCTGGTATCTGCTGAGGAAAAGGTAAAGAATGTTTATAACTTTTATATTACCGATCACCGGCTCGTTTTTTACGGGATTTGCAGTCGCTGTATCGACAAAGTCAACGTAGATGACTTCAAGTAA
- a CDS encoding M20/M25/M40 family metallo-hydrolase has protein sequence MINEERLLSEFLELVQIDSETKNEAQINKVLKEKLTEMGFTVEEDDAAAKTGHGGNNLIATLEGNAKGPTILFSSHMDTVVPGNGIKPQVRDGYVYSDGTTILGADDKAGIAAIFEGIRTLKEQNLPHPTIQVVLTVGEESGLVGSRAMDASLLKAEMGFILDSDGPVGIITSAGAGQYRIVTKIHGKAAHAGVNPEDGVSAITIASKAIARMPLGRIDSDTTANIGKFEGGKAYNIVTDYVEVWSEARSLVMDKLEAQVKTMTTAFEEAAAEMGGSCENEVIFMYHGYKYNEETPVVKKAIGAVKRIGRNPELVSSGGGSDGNVFNGYGVPSVNFAIGYEEIHTKNERMPIAELNKAAELVLAVIAEVLE, from the coding sequence GTGATCAACGAGGAGCGTTTGCTTAGCGAGTTTTTGGAGCTCGTCCAAATCGACAGCGAAACCAAAAACGAAGCGCAAATCAACAAGGTGTTGAAAGAAAAACTGACGGAAATGGGCTTTACGGTGGAGGAAGACGACGCGGCCGCCAAAACAGGACATGGCGGTAATAACCTGATCGCTACGCTGGAAGGAAATGCGAAAGGACCGACGATTCTCTTCAGCAGTCATATGGACACAGTCGTTCCCGGCAATGGCATCAAGCCGCAGGTGCGCGACGGCTACGTCTATTCAGATGGAACCACGATTCTCGGTGCAGATGATAAAGCAGGCATTGCCGCCATTTTTGAAGGGATTCGCACTCTGAAAGAGCAAAATCTGCCGCATCCAACCATTCAGGTCGTGCTGACAGTTGGAGAAGAATCAGGACTGGTAGGCTCGCGTGCGATGGATGCCAGTCTGCTGAAAGCAGAAATGGGCTTCATCCTTGACTCCGACGGTCCAGTAGGCATCATTACTTCAGCAGGGGCAGGACAGTATCGGATCGTTACCAAAATTCACGGAAAAGCCGCGCATGCTGGAGTTAATCCGGAAGATGGCGTGAGTGCCATCACCATTGCCAGCAAAGCAATTGCCCGCATGCCGCTGGGACGTATCGATTCTGATACGACGGCCAATATCGGGAAATTTGAGGGCGGCAAGGCTTACAATATCGTAACCGATTACGTCGAGGTTTGGTCTGAGGCACGCAGCCTCGTGATGGACAAACTGGAAGCGCAGGTAAAAACCATGACGACAGCATTTGAAGAAGCGGCTGCCGAAATGGGAGGAAGCTGCGAAAATGAAGTGATCTTTATGTACCACGGTTATAAATATAACGAAGAGACGCCTGTCGTGAAAAAGGCGATTGGAGCAGTAAAGCGTATCGGCCGCAACCCTGAGCTGGTGTCCAGCGGCGGGGGCAGCGACGGGAATGTCTTTAATGGCTATGGGGTTCCAAGCGTGAACTTTGCCATCGGCTATGAAGAGATTCATACCAAAAATGAACGCATGCCGATTGCCGAGCTGAACAAGGCAGCAGAATTGGTGCTGGCTGTGATTGCAGAGGTACTGGAATAA
- the mciZ gene encoding Z-ring formation inhibitor MciZ: MAGSKQAAPSICWEQETCPPSLYRRRWQMKTYVGEKQLRMVGKAWEIRATLRSWSKKDLTLQEYLARRSKPGRH, encoded by the coding sequence ATGGCTGGTTCTAAACAAGCCGCGCCCTCCATATGCTGGGAGCAAGAGACTTGTCCACCATCATTGTATCGGAGGAGATGGCAGATGAAAACCTATGTAGGTGAAAAGCAGTTGCGCATGGTCGGAAAAGCCTGGGAAATTCGGGCTACGCTCCGCTCCTGGTCAAAAAAAGACCTAACGCTGCAAGAATATCTGGCGCGGAGAAGCAAGCCTGGCCGTCATTAG
- the spoIIM gene encoding stage II sporulation protein M has protein sequence MRSRIGQTIQVYAKEHQSLYWFTIVLFTMGIIFGAVIVNSLPLSQRQDLFGFLQFFFSSLGEKGIPEPSLHFQQSLGYYAKTVAIMWVLGLSIIGLPMILLMLFLKGVVIGFTVGFLVNQLQWQGVNFALMGVLPQNLLVVPALIIVGVSGISFSLRLIKTRLLSKRDGIMSHFIGYSVLVIAMLLVLTAAATFESYVSPKLMQIVLNQ, from the coding sequence TTGCGAAGCCGTATTGGACAAACAATCCAGGTGTATGCCAAAGAACACCAATCACTATACTGGTTTACCATCGTCCTGTTCACCATGGGGATTATATTTGGTGCTGTCATAGTCAACTCGTTGCCACTCTCGCAAAGACAGGATTTGTTCGGATTCCTGCAGTTTTTTTTCAGCAGTTTGGGAGAAAAAGGGATTCCTGAGCCGTCGCTGCACTTTCAACAGTCGCTGGGTTACTATGCAAAAACGGTAGCAATCATGTGGGTGTTGGGCCTGTCAATTATCGGGCTGCCGATGATCCTGCTGATGCTTTTTCTCAAAGGGGTTGTCATCGGCTTTACCGTCGGGTTTCTGGTGAACCAACTGCAATGGCAAGGGGTAAACTTTGCGCTGATGGGGGTGCTGCCGCAAAATCTGCTGGTGGTTCCCGCGCTCATCATCGTAGGTGTCAGCGGAATTTCCTTCTCACTCCGCTTGATTAAAACAAGGCTGCTTAGCAAACGCGACGGCATCATGTCCCATTTTATCGGCTATTCGGTGCTCGTAATCGCGATGCTGCTGGTGCTTACGGCGGCTGCGACGTTTGAGTCCTATGTCTCGCCCAAGCTGATGCAGATTGTACTTAATCAATAA
- a CDS encoding NUDIX domain-containing protein: MNDSKHLYEKTLSTQQIFEGKVIKLRVDEVLLPNGKTAKREIVNHQGAVAVMALTDEGKLVAVRQFRKPLERAIVELPAGKLEPGEEPLACAIRELKEETGYEAETFTHLSLFYTSPGFADELLHLFVATGLKKGESQPDEDEFVDVVELTLEEARELHRSGEIGDAKTVVALFAWESREFYGTK, translated from the coding sequence GTGAACGATAGCAAGCATCTATATGAAAAAACACTGTCCACCCAGCAGATTTTTGAAGGAAAAGTAATCAAGCTTCGTGTCGATGAAGTCCTGCTTCCCAACGGAAAAACGGCGAAGCGGGAAATTGTCAATCATCAGGGGGCGGTTGCTGTCATGGCTTTGACCGATGAAGGAAAGCTGGTCGCAGTGCGCCAATTTCGCAAGCCGTTGGAGCGGGCCATCGTCGAATTGCCAGCTGGCAAGCTGGAGCCGGGAGAAGAACCGCTTGCCTGTGCCATACGTGAGCTAAAGGAAGAGACCGGATACGAGGCCGAAACCTTCACCCATCTCAGCTTGTTTTACACATCTCCCGGTTTTGCGGACGAGCTTCTGCACCTCTTCGTAGCAACCGGTTTGAAAAAAGGGGAGAGCCAACCGGATGAGGATGAGTTCGTGGATGTCGTTGAGCTGACTTTGGAAGAAGCGCGTGAGCTGCATCGCAGCGGGGAGATTGGAGATGCAAAAACCGTCGTAGCCTTGTTCGCCTGGGAGAGTCGTGAGTTCTATGGAACTAAGTAA
- a CDS encoding pyrimidine-nucleoside phosphorylase produces the protein MRMVDIIAKKRDGHELSTDEIQFLVRGYTDGSIPDYQMAAWAMAVLLRGMTPRETGDLTLAMAGSGEQLDLSSLPGIKVDKHSTGGVGDKTTLVVAPLVAAAGIPVAKMSGRGLGYSGGTIDKLESFSGFQVERTREQFLDQVKEIGVSVIGQSGNLTPADKKLYALRDVTATVEAVPLIASSIMSKKIAAGADAILLDVKVGSGAFMKTLEQAETLASAMVKIGTQVGRKTIAVISDMDQPLGFAVGNALEVQEAIDTLAGRGPRDLTELALSIGAHMLVLGELVKDVEEGRKRLEEIIQRGEAVEKLAQMIEAQGGDKQDVYDPSRLPRASLTAQVTATQDGYITAIDAEKVGHASVVLGAGRLTKEMPIDLAVGIVLAKKRGEQVRKGDVLATIYANDAALLQQAEVELAGAYGYSTEPAWSQPLIYKTILE, from the coding sequence ATGCGCATGGTAGATATCATCGCAAAAAAACGAGACGGACATGAATTGAGTACGGATGAAATTCAATTTCTGGTTCGTGGATATACCGATGGAAGCATTCCTGATTATCAAATGGCAGCTTGGGCGATGGCCGTCCTGCTGCGCGGCATGACTCCGCGGGAAACAGGCGACCTGACGCTTGCAATGGCCGGCTCAGGTGAACAACTCGACTTGTCTTCGCTGCCCGGTATCAAGGTGGATAAGCACAGCACGGGCGGTGTAGGCGACAAGACGACACTTGTCGTGGCTCCGTTGGTAGCTGCTGCCGGGATTCCTGTAGCCAAAATGTCTGGGCGCGGTCTTGGCTATTCTGGGGGTACCATTGACAAGCTGGAGTCATTTTCCGGGTTTCAGGTAGAACGGACACGGGAGCAGTTTTTAGACCAGGTGAAAGAGATAGGCGTATCTGTCATCGGACAATCAGGAAATCTCACTCCCGCGGATAAGAAGCTGTATGCTTTGCGCGATGTAACAGCCACTGTAGAGGCTGTTCCCCTGATCGCAAGCTCGATCATGTCCAAAAAGATCGCTGCAGGGGCAGATGCGATCTTGCTTGACGTGAAAGTAGGCAGCGGGGCTTTCATGAAGACTTTGGAACAAGCCGAGACCCTGGCATCTGCCATGGTCAAGATCGGCACACAGGTGGGCCGAAAAACCATTGCGGTGATCAGCGACATGGATCAGCCGCTTGGCTTTGCTGTGGGCAATGCTTTGGAAGTGCAAGAAGCAATCGATACCTTGGCTGGCAGAGGGCCTCGTGACCTGACAGAGCTGGCACTATCCATCGGTGCCCACATGCTCGTTCTCGGTGAGCTGGTGAAGGATGTGGAGGAAGGAAGAAAACGCCTGGAAGAGATTATTCAGCGTGGCGAAGCTGTGGAGAAGCTGGCGCAGATGATCGAAGCGCAGGGTGGGGACAAACAGGATGTATATGATCCATCCCGCCTTCCGAGGGCATCCCTGACCGCGCAGGTAACAGCCACTCAGGATGGGTACATTACGGCGATTGACGCTGAGAAAGTGGGGCACGCGTCTGTCGTCCTGGGGGCAGGCCGTTTGACGAAAGAGATGCCAATCGACCTGGCAGTGGGAATTGTATTGGCGAAGAAACGCGGCGAACAGGTGCGAAAAGGGGATGTTCTCGCTACGATTTACGCAAATGATGCTGCACTGCTTCAACAGGCTGAAGTAGAGCTCGCGGGTGCTTATGGATACAGCACGGAGCCTGCCTGGAGTCAACCATTAATTTACAAAACGATATTAGAATAG
- a CDS encoding DUF3866 family protein — MLRLEFGVVKKIVKQNQSMQVVEVLIPGSGLIEQAISYAREQYQEGDVLLLNTTAVRLQLGTGGYHIVVGKCGGTSGADVYPSVWGHAVKMRYSPWQIAVDAVEEQQSPYHALFLDEEASLSGTPVVIGELHSMLPAVAAAIKHAAPHLQVVYVMPDAASLPLGLSHQVDHLQKKGIVNNTITTGHAWGGEWESITIHTGLLAARLVAKADIILCILGPGVAGTGTPFGFSGMELAEVIHATSLLGGTPFFIPRISFSDPRERHLGVSHHTVTLLKRFTLRPVLLPLPIWNDERDIHISAQLKGIDQQTAHLLLPQPAPIETELEVLERKYSLHFSTMGRNWRQDPSPFQAAVLAGRLAAQCIAFLKEKSNDGQACFSAPDILAALGLFLTRSGA, encoded by the coding sequence TTGCTACGCCTGGAGTTCGGAGTTGTAAAAAAAATAGTCAAACAGAACCAGAGTATGCAAGTAGTGGAGGTGCTGATCCCTGGCAGCGGTCTGATTGAACAGGCAATCTCCTATGCGAGGGAGCAGTATCAGGAGGGGGATGTACTGTTGCTGAATACGACCGCTGTTCGCCTTCAGCTTGGCACAGGCGGGTATCATATCGTCGTCGGAAAATGCGGCGGGACGAGCGGGGCAGATGTGTATCCCAGCGTTTGGGGACATGCGGTCAAAATGCGCTACTCCCCGTGGCAGATCGCCGTAGATGCAGTGGAAGAACAGCAAAGTCCGTACCATGCTCTCTTTCTCGACGAAGAGGCCTCTTTATCAGGTACGCCAGTCGTAATTGGAGAGCTTCACAGCATGCTGCCGGCTGTCGCGGCTGCTATTAAGCACGCGGCACCCCACCTGCAGGTCGTATATGTGATGCCCGACGCCGCTTCGCTTCCACTCGGTCTCAGCCATCAGGTAGATCATCTACAAAAAAAGGGAATCGTAAACAACACGATCACCACGGGACATGCGTGGGGGGGAGAGTGGGAAAGCATCACGATTCACACCGGATTGCTCGCGGCTCGTCTGGTGGCAAAAGCAGACATCATTCTGTGCATATTGGGACCGGGTGTGGCTGGTACAGGTACACCGTTCGGATTTTCCGGCATGGAGCTGGCCGAAGTGATCCATGCGACGAGCTTGCTGGGAGGCACTCCCTTTTTTATCCCGCGCATCAGCTTTTCGGACCCGCGGGAGCGTCATCTGGGCGTGAGCCATCATACGGTCACGCTGTTGAAAAGATTTACGCTTCGTCCCGTTTTACTGCCTCTCCCGATTTGGAACGATGAACGGGACATTCATATTTCTGCGCAACTGAAGGGAATCGATCAGCAGACCGCACATCTCCTCTTGCCTCAACCGGCTCCCATTGAGACAGAGCTGGAAGTCCTCGAAAGGAAGTACAGTCTGCATTTTTCCACGATGGGCAGAAACTGGCGCCAAGATCCCTCTCCTTTTCAGGCTGCCGTGTTGGCAGGACGACTTGCTGCCCAATGCATCGCGTTTCTAAAAGAAAAGTCTAATGACGGCCAGGCTTGCTTCTCCGCGCCAGATATTCTTGCAGCGTTAGGTCTTTTTTTGACCAGGAGCGGAGCGTAG
- the xerD gene encoding site-specific tyrosine recombinase XerD, with protein MDMLIDQFIHFLSVEKGLSPNTLESYQRDMVAYTSFLREQGVTRIEDSTRTQIIGYLMSLQEKGRATATLSRNMASIRAFYQFLVRDKYIEKDPSIHLETPKIEKRLPQVLSVEEVERLLDSPPVNHPAGLRDKAMLELLYATGIRVSELVNLNVTDVNLDMGFVKCMGKGSKERIIPLGSVAIQMVRTYLQAGRPRLVKDPGETALFLNHLGKQITRQGFWKIIKRYALKANVRTEITPHTLRHSFATHLLENGADLRSVQEMLGHADISTTQIYTHVTRTRIKDIYAKTHPRA; from the coding sequence ATGGACATGTTGATTGACCAGTTTATCCATTTTCTTTCTGTCGAAAAAGGACTATCACCCAACACCTTGGAATCCTACCAGCGGGACATGGTTGCCTACACCTCTTTCTTGCGCGAGCAGGGAGTGACGCGGATTGAGGACTCTACCCGGACCCAGATCATCGGTTATCTGATGAGCCTGCAGGAAAAAGGCAGGGCCACCGCTACACTTTCTCGAAATATGGCCTCCATCCGTGCCTTTTATCAATTTCTCGTGCGTGACAAATACATAGAAAAAGATCCCTCCATTCATTTGGAAACCCCAAAAATTGAGAAAAGGCTGCCCCAGGTATTATCGGTGGAAGAAGTGGAGCGTCTGCTTGACAGCCCGCCCGTGAATCATCCCGCAGGCCTGCGTGACAAAGCAATGCTGGAATTGTTGTACGCAACTGGCATCCGCGTATCAGAACTGGTGAATCTCAATGTCACGGATGTCAATCTGGATATGGGCTTCGTCAAATGCATGGGAAAAGGGTCAAAGGAGAGAATCATTCCACTCGGATCTGTCGCCATCCAGATGGTGCGCACCTATTTGCAAGCCGGCCGGCCGCGTTTGGTCAAAGACCCAGGCGAAACTGCGTTGTTTCTGAACCATTTGGGCAAACAGATCACACGGCAGGGCTTTTGGAAAATTATTAAACGCTATGCACTGAAAGCCAATGTCCGGACAGAGATTACGCCGCACACACTGCGCCACTCCTTTGCAACCCACCTGCTGGAGAACGGAGCTGACCTTCGTTCTGTACAAGAAATGCTCGGTCATGCCGACATTTCCACGACTCAGATTTACACGCATGTGACCCGAACTCGCATTAAGGATATTTATGCGAAAACACACCCGAGAGCGTAG
- a CDS encoding Lrp/AsnC family transcriptional regulator yields the protein MKKLDHVDMQILQILQEDGRRAYTEIAHQLGLSEGTIRSRITRLLQDGVFQFVIHPDPEKLGLHVQAIIGLTTKLGLQNSVAEELSKFPEVRFVGAFSGKHDLIIQACFHNNDELITFVNERLSQCEGILAADVSLELKQYKDSFSFVRDDDVAI from the coding sequence ATGAAAAAGCTGGACCATGTTGATATGCAGATATTGCAAATCCTCCAGGAGGATGGCAGACGAGCTTATACAGAAATAGCTCATCAACTTGGCTTGAGCGAAGGGACCATCCGTTCACGCATTACACGCCTGTTACAAGATGGAGTGTTTCAGTTTGTTATCCACCCTGACCCAGAAAAGCTGGGCTTACATGTACAGGCGATCATCGGATTGACCACCAAGCTCGGGCTGCAAAACAGTGTGGCTGAGGAACTGAGCAAGTTTCCTGAGGTTCGCTTTGTGGGTGCATTTAGCGGTAAGCACGACTTGATCATTCAAGCGTGTTTCCATAATAACGACGAGTTGATCACATTTGTAAACGAACGACTCTCACAATGTGAAGGTATTTTGGCGGCAGATGTCTCGCTGGAGCTTAAACAATACAAAGATTCCTTCTCATTCGTTCGTGATGATGATGTGGCCATCTGA
- a CDS encoding purine-nucleoside phosphorylase, whose product MTTFQEAVRAIEPKLTEKPTIGLVLGSGLGVLADEIENPVVIPYHEIPGFTVSTVVGHKGQLVIGKLQGKQVVAMQGRFHYYEGHGLDAVVFPIRVMKMLGVETIIVTNAAGGINESYEPGNLMLIADHINMTFRNPLIGPNDDELGARFPDMSEAYSKALRGVAKEVAAEQGIKLQEGIYVGLLGPSYETPAEIRMLRMLGGDAVGMSTVPEVIVARHMRMNVLGISCISNMAAGILEQPLSHEEVMETTERVKTQFLALVNGIIAKL is encoded by the coding sequence ATGACTACTTTTCAAGAAGCCGTTCGTGCGATTGAACCCAAATTGACGGAAAAACCAACGATTGGACTTGTACTTGGCTCCGGTTTGGGAGTACTCGCGGATGAGATCGAAAATCCGGTTGTCATTCCTTATCATGAAATTCCCGGCTTTACCGTGTCCACAGTGGTTGGCCACAAAGGTCAATTGGTCATTGGCAAACTGCAAGGCAAGCAAGTCGTCGCCATGCAAGGACGCTTCCATTATTATGAAGGGCATGGTCTGGATGCAGTGGTGTTCCCGATCCGCGTGATGAAAATGCTGGGCGTTGAAACCATCATCGTCACCAATGCGGCAGGGGGGATCAACGAAAGCTATGAGCCTGGCAATCTGATGCTGATCGCCGATCACATCAATATGACGTTCCGCAACCCGTTGATCGGGCCAAACGATGATGAGCTGGGTGCGCGCTTCCCTGATATGTCGGAGGCTTACTCAAAAGCACTCCGCGGTGTAGCCAAGGAAGTGGCAGCCGAGCAGGGAATCAAGCTGCAAGAGGGGATTTATGTAGGTCTCTTGGGTCCTTCCTACGAAACGCCTGCTGAAATCCGGATGCTTCGCATGCTCGGCGGTGATGCCGTGGGTATGTCCACTGTGCCGGAAGTCATTGTGGCCCGCCATATGAGAATGAACGTTCTCGGTATCTCTTGCATCAGCAACATGGCTGCGGGCATTTTGGAGCAGCCTTTGTCTCACGAAGAGGTAATGGAGACAACAGAGCGAGTGAAGACCCAGTTCCTTGCATTGGTCAACGGGATTATCGCCAAGCTCTGA